In Edaphobacter dinghuensis, a genomic segment contains:
- the hemA gene encoding glutamyl-tRNA reductase has product MTKNPTAPGSPVVILLGINHNTAPIEVRERLAIAPSRLADATRALAHQPGIREAIILSTCNRVELLTVQDTAQPENPGTLNFLYEYLNIPASDLQPHLYEFREREAVRHLFRVASSLDSMVVGEPQILGQVKEAYTTGREVGAVATTLEGLLQRAFTVAKRVRTDTQIGSSSVSIASVAVDLARKIFDTLEGKTVLLVGAGKMSELAARHLIQQGAASILVANRTQSRAEQIAKEFNGQIIPFEQLYEQADRADIVITSTGAPQKIFSRSHGQQFLHRRRNRPMFFIDIAVPRDVDPGMNEVEGCFVYDIDDLQQVAQANLADRSREAEAAEAIVTREVDKYLQRLQTLNAVPVIQSLQQYAETIRQAELRRSQSKLANLTPDQREAVEALTRSLTAKFLHHPLTGIRQAAQQGDAQTLADIQRLYTGQSDPKSDPTED; this is encoded by the coding sequence ATGACGAAAAATCCCACAGCGCCGGGCTCACCTGTTGTCATCCTGCTCGGCATCAATCACAACACCGCGCCCATCGAGGTCCGCGAGCGCCTCGCCATCGCTCCCTCGCGCCTAGCCGACGCCACTCGCGCCCTCGCCCATCAGCCCGGCATCCGCGAAGCCATCATCCTCTCCACCTGCAACCGCGTCGAGCTGCTCACCGTACAAGATACAGCCCAGCCCGAAAACCCTGGCACCCTCAACTTCCTCTACGAATACCTCAACATCCCCGCCAGCGATCTCCAGCCTCACCTCTACGAGTTCCGCGAGCGCGAAGCCGTCCGCCATCTCTTCCGCGTAGCCAGCTCGCTCGACAGCATGGTCGTAGGCGAGCCGCAGATTCTCGGCCAGGTCAAAGAGGCCTACACCACAGGCCGCGAAGTAGGCGCAGTAGCCACCACGCTCGAAGGTCTGCTCCAACGCGCCTTCACCGTAGCCAAGCGCGTCCGCACCGACACCCAGATCGGCTCCAGCTCCGTCTCCATCGCCTCCGTGGCCGTCGATCTCGCCCGCAAGATCTTCGACACGCTCGAAGGCAAGACCGTCCTTCTCGTCGGCGCCGGAAAGATGTCCGAGCTCGCCGCACGTCATCTCATCCAACAAGGCGCAGCCTCCATCCTCGTCGCCAACCGCACCCAATCGCGGGCCGAGCAGATCGCCAAAGAGTTCAACGGCCAGATCATCCCCTTCGAGCAACTCTACGAACAGGCCGACCGCGCCGACATCGTCATCACCTCCACCGGCGCGCCACAAAAGATCTTCAGCCGCTCGCACGGTCAACAATTTCTCCACCGCCGCCGCAACCGCCCCATGTTCTTCATCGACATCGCCGTTCCCCGCGACGTCGATCCCGGCATGAACGAGGTCGAGGGCTGCTTCGTCTACGACATCGACGATCTCCAGCAGGTCGCCCAGGCCAATCTCGCCGACCGCAGCCGCGAAGCCGAAGCCGCCGAGGCCATCGTCACCCGCGAGGTCGACAAGTACCTCCAGCGCCTGCAAACCCTCAACGCCGTTCCCGTCATTCAGTCGCTACAGCAATACGCCGAAACCATCCGCCAAGCCGAGCTGCGCCGCTCTCAATCCAAACTCGCCAACCTCACTCCCGACCAGCGCGAAGCCGTCGAAGCCCTCACCCGCTCGCTGACAGCAAAGTTCCTCCACCACCCACTCACCGGTATCCGTCAGGCCGCCCAACAAGGTGACGCCCAAACCCTCGCCGACATCCAGCGCCTCTACACCGGCCAATCCGACCCAAAATCAGACCCCACAGAAGACTAA
- a CDS encoding FecR domain-containing protein, which produces MSTPNFKALLVLSLATLCAPAFGQYGQNANPASPGTLNYVEGQASIEGHQLSRRSVGRTEMQPGQVIATANGKAEILLTPGIFLRLGDDSTVQMVSPDLTHTEVRLERGNASVEVDQIYKQNTVLIDLPNGQTQLLQHGLYGFDANNSIVRVFDGKAAVYPGQNLQTNIKPVEVKGGRQLVLNGEAIKPQRFDKDQAKNDDLYKWSSLRSAYLGDANIDLASSYAGYGGFTPGWYWAGGPFGYTWLPGDGMFWNPFGFGFYSPYYIYGGGFVYRRPGFYGYRGNYGYSHPHPGPVRGDNGHVVAHPSGGYQGGGGGFRGGSAGGGGGFHGGGGGGGGHR; this is translated from the coding sequence ATGTCGACACCAAACTTCAAAGCGCTCTTGGTTCTCTCTCTGGCGACTCTGTGCGCGCCCGCCTTCGGCCAATATGGGCAGAACGCGAACCCAGCCAGCCCCGGCACTCTTAATTACGTAGAAGGACAAGCCTCGATAGAAGGCCACCAACTCTCCCGTCGTTCCGTAGGCCGAACCGAGATGCAGCCCGGCCAGGTCATTGCCACCGCCAACGGCAAAGCTGAGATACTCCTCACTCCCGGCATCTTCCTTCGCCTCGGAGACGACAGCACCGTGCAGATGGTCTCGCCCGATCTGACCCACACCGAAGTCAGGCTAGAACGCGGCAACGCCAGCGTCGAGGTCGACCAGATCTACAAGCAGAACACCGTCCTCATCGATCTCCCCAACGGCCAGACCCAACTGCTCCAGCATGGCCTCTATGGCTTCGACGCCAACAACTCGATCGTCCGTGTCTTCGACGGCAAGGCTGCCGTCTATCCCGGGCAGAACCTCCAGACCAACATCAAACCCGTCGAGGTCAAAGGCGGCCGTCAGCTCGTCCTGAACGGCGAAGCCATCAAACCGCAACGCTTCGACAAGGATCAGGCCAAGAACGACGACCTCTATAAATGGAGCAGCCTCCGTTCCGCCTACCTCGGTGACGCCAACATCGATCTTGCATCCTCGTACGCCGGATACGGTGGTTTCACCCCCGGCTGGTATTGGGCAGGCGGCCCCTTCGGCTACACCTGGCTCCCCGGAGACGGAATGTTCTGGAACCCCTTCGGCTTTGGCTTCTACTCGCCCTACTACATCTACGGCGGCGGCTTCGTCTATCGTCGTCCCGGCTTCTATGGCTACCGCGGAAACTATGGATACAGCCATCCTCATCCCGGCCCCGTCAGGGGTGATAACGGTCACGTCGTCGCTCACCCCAGCGGAGGCTACCAGGGAGGCGGAGGCGGCTTTCGCGGCGGCAGTGCAGGCGGTGGCGGCGGCTTCCACGGTGGTGGAGGTGGCGGCGGCGGACACCGCTAA
- a CDS encoding trimeric intracellular cation channel family protein produces the protein MTEARRRFARYHPDFLLLAVDLLGTYVFAVEGAMTAIRANLDILGLLVLSFATALGGGIIRDMLIGAVPPNSIRDWRYGATALAGGGTVFFFYQFFQNVPQPLMITLDAAGLGLFAVAGAEKALEFGINPLIAVLMGGVTGVGGGTIRDVLLAQIPAVLRTDVYAAAALAGAIVVVVGIRIKLPRGLVMSVGAAACFVLRMVAVWQHWNLPRVIAH, from the coding sequence ATGACGGAAGCTCGGCGCAGGTTTGCCCGATATCATCCTGACTTCCTGCTGCTAGCGGTCGATCTGCTGGGAACATATGTCTTTGCCGTGGAAGGAGCGATGACGGCGATCCGGGCGAACCTCGATATTCTTGGCTTGCTGGTTCTGTCGTTTGCAACTGCGCTGGGCGGAGGAATCATCCGCGACATGCTGATCGGCGCGGTGCCGCCCAACAGCATTCGCGACTGGCGCTATGGTGCGACGGCTCTGGCCGGCGGCGGCACGGTCTTCTTTTTCTACCAGTTCTTTCAAAACGTCCCGCAGCCATTGATGATCACTCTCGATGCGGCTGGCCTGGGACTTTTCGCTGTGGCTGGAGCGGAGAAGGCGCTTGAATTTGGCATCAATCCCCTGATCGCGGTGTTGATGGGAGGCGTGACCGGGGTAGGCGGCGGCACGATTCGTGACGTGCTGCTTGCACAAATTCCCGCCGTGTTGCGAACAGACGTGTACGCAGCCGCGGCGTTGGCTGGCGCGATTGTTGTGGTGGTGGGCATAAGAATAAAGCTGCCTCGTGGACTTGTAATGAGCGTGGGCGCGGCTGCCTGCTTTGTGCTTCGCATGGTTGCGGTGTGGCAGCACTGGAACCTGCCCCGCGTGATCGCGCATTAG
- a CDS encoding glutaminyl-peptide cyclotransferase: MKLAGFRFLLFAVVLLVADVAVGFAAGASAPVEGYRVVHAYPHDGSAFTQGLVMIDGMLYEGTGLNGRSSVRAVDLATGRVLQSVKVPDRYFGEGLTDWGSNLIELTWLAHRGFVYDRFSMRLVKTFEYKGEGWGLTHDRQNLIMSDGTPVLRFLDPVTFKVVRTLAVSDGGKPVKELNELEYIHGEIYANVWQTDRIARISPVTGEVIAWIDLSGLLGNEPRDGNAVLNGIAYDQKNDRLFVTGKLWPKLFEIKLVPETSASK, translated from the coding sequence ATGAAATTAGCTGGATTCCGATTCTTGTTATTTGCTGTGGTGTTGCTTGTGGCGGATGTTGCGGTGGGGTTTGCGGCGGGGGCGAGTGCACCGGTAGAGGGGTATCGGGTGGTGCATGCTTATCCGCACGATGGCTCGGCGTTTACGCAGGGGCTGGTGATGATCGATGGGATGCTCTACGAGGGGACGGGGTTGAATGGGCGATCTTCGGTGCGGGCGGTGGATCTGGCTACGGGGCGGGTGCTGCAATCGGTGAAGGTGCCGGACAGATATTTCGGCGAAGGGTTGACGGACTGGGGCAGCAATTTGATCGAATTGACGTGGCTGGCGCATCGCGGATTTGTCTATGACCGCTTTAGCATGCGTCTGGTGAAGACATTTGAGTACAAGGGCGAGGGATGGGGGCTGACGCATGACCGCCAGAATTTGATTATGAGTGATGGAACGCCGGTGCTGCGGTTTCTCGATCCGGTGACGTTTAAGGTGGTGCGGACGCTTGCGGTATCGGATGGCGGGAAGCCGGTCAAGGAGTTGAACGAACTGGAGTACATTCACGGCGAGATCTATGCGAATGTGTGGCAGACGGACAGGATCGCGCGTATTTCTCCAGTGACGGGCGAGGTGATCGCGTGGATCGATCTGAGCGGTTTGCTGGGGAATGAACCGAGGGATGGTAATGCGGTGTTGAACGGCATTGCGTATGACCAGAAGAACGATCGCCTGTTCGTGACTGGAAAGCTCTGGCCGAAGCTGTTTGAGATCAAACTGGTGCCTGAGACATCGGCCTCGAAATAA
- a CDS encoding carboxymuconolactone decarboxylase family protein, with the protein MSEPRLKYGQLAPEGLEKMRALEHYLNTGTGLEASLLGFVRLRASLMNGCEYCVHLHAAELRKLNEPAERIERLAEWRNSDGYTQRERAALAWTEAVTNIQEGHAPDEVYQQVRAHFSDVETVNLTLTITTINAWNRIAISLGAYPGHAGTKVDGAIRG; encoded by the coding sequence ATGAGTGAACCACGGTTGAAGTATGGGCAGTTGGCACCGGAAGGCCTGGAGAAGATGCGCGCGCTCGAGCATTATCTGAATACAGGAACTGGGCTCGAGGCATCATTGCTTGGATTCGTGAGACTGCGCGCTTCGCTGATGAACGGCTGCGAGTACTGCGTCCACTTGCATGCTGCCGAACTACGGAAGTTGAATGAACCGGCAGAGCGAATTGAGCGACTGGCGGAGTGGCGCAACTCGGATGGCTATACGCAGCGGGAACGGGCGGCGCTGGCTTGGACCGAAGCGGTGACGAATATTCAGGAAGGCCATGCTCCCGACGAGGTGTATCAGCAGGTTCGAGCGCACTTCAGCGATGTGGAGACGGTGAATCTTACGCTGACCATTACGACGATCAATGCGTGGAACCGGATTGCGATTTCGCTGGGAGCGTATCCCGGCCACGCCGGCACAAAGGTTGATGGAGCGATCCGTGGCTGA
- the ccsA gene encoding cytochrome c biogenesis protein CcsA: MSLLWLRVAVLLYAFASLAVLPAALYDRPRWRHIAIPATTAAIFFHFVSLMEMLNAAHHRLPVDTHETQSFLGLVLALAFLFICARYKTVSLGIFILPICFLLGLIPAFRPGEEATYFPHLHTGWIFLHVALLLAAYAALFLSLLASLLYLVQERRLKQKSPAFKWLPPLETTDQIALKTLLFGLPCMTAGLLIGSVIAQQTIGSTYFLDPKVLLSFAMWLAYIGMIFIRRHSGLRGRRAVYLSSFVFLVVLAVWAANQLSAVHRFTAP, encoded by the coding sequence ATGTCCCTCCTCTGGCTCAGAGTCGCGGTCCTCCTCTACGCGTTTGCCTCGCTCGCCGTCCTTCCGGCGGCGCTGTACGACCGTCCCCGCTGGCGTCACATCGCCATCCCCGCCACCACAGCAGCCATCTTCTTCCACTTCGTCTCGTTGATGGAGATGCTCAACGCCGCGCACCACCGCCTCCCCGTCGACACCCACGAGACCCAATCCTTCCTCGGCCTCGTCCTCGCGCTGGCCTTCCTCTTCATCTGCGCCCGATACAAAACCGTTTCCCTCGGCATCTTCATCCTTCCCATCTGCTTCCTCCTTGGCCTCATCCCCGCCTTCCGTCCCGGCGAAGAAGCGACCTACTTCCCTCACCTGCACACCGGCTGGATCTTCCTCCACGTAGCACTCCTCCTCGCCGCCTACGCCGCCTTATTCCTCTCGCTGCTCGCCTCCCTGCTCTATCTCGTGCAGGAGCGCCGCCTCAAGCAAAAGTCTCCCGCCTTCAAGTGGCTGCCCCCACTCGAAACCACCGACCAGATCGCCCTTAAGACACTCCTCTTCGGCCTTCCCTGCATGACCGCCGGCCTGCTGATCGGTTCCGTCATCGCGCAACAAACCATCGGCTCGACCTACTTCCTCGACCCCAAGGTCCTGCTCTCCTTCGCCATGTGGCTGGCCTACATCGGCATGATCTTCATCCGCCGCCACTCCGGCCTGCGTGGACGCCGCGCCGTCTACCTCTCCAGCTTCGTCTTCCTGGTCGTCCTCGCTGTATGGGCAGCCAACCAACTTTCGGCCGTACACAGGTTCACCGCGCCATGA
- a CDS encoding NAD(P)-dependent alcohol dehydrogenase produces MSEIHGLAVHAAGAHLLPYKYDPGELQANEVEIKISHCGVCHSDIHLIDNDWGFSKYPFIPGHEIVGTVVAVGSGVPDRKVGDRVGVGWQADSCGVCEWCRQGDEHLCAKSQPTCVGRNGGYADRIRVNARFAIPVPAVLESENVAPLLCAGITVYSPLRNHGIRPSSRVGVIGIGGLGHLGIQFAKAFGAEVTAFSTSKDKEAEARELGAHHFLNTQDTGALKKVAGSFDFLLSTVSADQDWQGYVNALRPKGMLCVVGVPPSPIQIQAFSLLGAQRAISGSPTGSPRDLYEMLDVAARHGVKAITERFAMNKANDAVAKVKKNQVRYRAVLAN; encoded by the coding sequence ATGAGTGAGATACATGGTTTGGCTGTGCACGCGGCCGGTGCGCATTTGTTGCCCTATAAGTACGACCCAGGTGAGTTGCAGGCGAACGAAGTCGAGATCAAGATCTCGCATTGCGGTGTGTGCCATAGCGATATCCACCTGATCGACAACGACTGGGGATTCAGCAAATATCCATTCATCCCAGGCCATGAGATCGTGGGAACAGTAGTTGCCGTGGGCAGCGGCGTACCAGACCGGAAGGTGGGAGACCGGGTCGGCGTGGGCTGGCAGGCGGATAGCTGCGGTGTGTGCGAGTGGTGCCGCCAGGGCGATGAGCACCTCTGCGCCAAATCGCAACCCACTTGCGTCGGGCGCAATGGAGGCTACGCGGACAGGATTCGCGTCAATGCTCGATTCGCGATTCCGGTGCCCGCAGTGCTTGAGAGCGAAAATGTGGCTCCGCTGCTATGTGCGGGAATTACGGTCTATAGTCCTCTGCGAAATCATGGGATCCGTCCGTCGTCTCGTGTGGGCGTGATTGGAATTGGCGGGCTGGGGCATCTCGGAATTCAATTTGCCAAGGCGTTTGGCGCCGAAGTGACGGCATTTTCGACCTCGAAGGACAAAGAAGCAGAGGCGCGGGAGCTGGGAGCACATCACTTCCTGAACACGCAGGACACGGGAGCGCTGAAGAAGGTCGCGGGGTCGTTCGATTTTCTGCTCTCGACCGTGAGCGCGGACCAGGACTGGCAAGGGTATGTGAATGCGCTTCGTCCCAAGGGAATGCTCTGCGTGGTCGGCGTTCCTCCGTCGCCGATACAGATTCAGGCGTTCTCGCTGCTGGGAGCGCAAAGGGCTATCTCAGGAAGCCCGACCGGCAGCCCGCGTGATCTTTACGAGATGCTGGATGTTGCTGCGCGCCACGGAGTCAAAGCAATTACCGAGCGCTTTGCCATGAACAAGGCAAACGATGCCGTGGCGAAGGTGAAGAAAAATCAAGTGAGATACAGGGCGGTTCTGGCCAACTAG
- the hemC gene encoding hydroxymethylbilane synthase produces MSSEFNHPKNPIRIGSRGSQLALWQANHILYALRDAGYHVELEVIRTTGDRMQQPGFVAPPNLDGKGIFIKEIEEALEEGRIDLAVHSLKDLPTKLAPQFTLAAIPKRADARDVWVCEPYWSLNTLPLNGKIGTTSPRRRAQLLALRPDVEFVDIRGNIDTRLKKLEAGQCDALVLAAAGLDRLKRAEWVHHRFSPEELCPAPGQGALAIETRSTEHVIDEGRDAYIRQAVACFNHPETRFCVEAERVALDALGGGCSIPIGIHCVPEFEKWRMFAQVLAPDGEAMIQIDTAAPLDTTAECLGRWVADDLKSKGALELLNA; encoded by the coding sequence ATGAGCAGCGAATTTAACCACCCCAAAAATCCTATCCGCATAGGTTCACGCGGCTCCCAGCTTGCGCTCTGGCAAGCCAATCACATTCTCTATGCCCTGCGCGACGCTGGTTATCACGTCGAGCTTGAGGTCATTCGCACGACCGGCGATCGCATGCAGCAACCCGGCTTTGTCGCGCCCCCAAACCTCGATGGCAAAGGCATCTTTATCAAGGAGATCGAGGAAGCGCTCGAAGAAGGTCGCATCGATCTCGCCGTCCACAGCCTCAAAGACCTGCCCACAAAACTCGCGCCGCAGTTCACCCTCGCGGCCATTCCCAAACGCGCCGACGCCCGCGATGTCTGGGTCTGCGAGCCTTATTGGTCGCTCAACACGCTGCCCCTGAACGGAAAAATCGGCACAACAAGCCCGCGCCGCCGCGCCCAACTTCTCGCCCTGCGTCCCGATGTCGAGTTCGTCGACATTCGCGGCAACATCGACACGCGCCTCAAGAAGCTCGAAGCTGGCCAATGCGACGCTCTGGTTCTCGCCGCCGCCGGTCTCGACCGTCTCAAGCGCGCCGAATGGGTGCATCATCGCTTCTCCCCCGAAGAACTTTGTCCCGCGCCCGGTCAAGGCGCGCTGGCCATCGAAACCCGCAGCACCGAGCACGTCATCGACGAAGGCCGCGACGCGTACATTCGTCAGGCAGTCGCCTGCTTCAATCATCCTGAGACGCGCTTCTGCGTCGAGGCCGAACGTGTCGCCCTTGACGCTCTCGGCGGAGGCTGCTCAATTCCCATTGGCATCCACTGTGTTCCGGAGTTCGAAAAGTGGCGCATGTTTGCCCAGGTGCTCGCACCGGACGGCGAAGCCATGATTCAGATCGACACTGCCGCCCCCCTCGACACAACGGCAGAATGCCTGGGTCGCTGGGTGGCCGACGATCTGAAGTCGAAGGGCGCTTTGGAATTGCTAAATGCCTGA
- a CDS encoding FtsX-like permease family protein, whose amino-acid sequence MRFELFIATRYLRAKRRQAVVGVITAISVIGVAAGVASLIIALAITNGMQQDLQARLVGSTSHVDLMRIKADGIRDWRPLLEKLEKLPHVTAAAPGLYGQVLISRGARSGGALVKGVIPADERRVGDLLQSVTEGSAKELEPVDGSKAHVPETGDGAHDSVAVQAIPPIVIGKDLADTVGAGVGDDVLVTSPQGELTPLGLVPRYQRFRVVGIFKSGFYQYDVGYTFVRLSDAQKLFSEPDLISVISFKVDDLYHADRIGKAIEQAAGPGFETTNWMEQNRELFRALKLEQYVTFIVLALIVCVAALNILIALTMMVMEKTKDIAVLMSFGVRAEQVRRIFLLQGLLISIIGTVIGLVLGYGVSWLGGHYRFIHLDASVYSIDYLPFAPRIWDAVVVASVSLGVSLIATLYPSRSAAKVLPAEALRYE is encoded by the coding sequence ATGCGATTTGAATTATTTATTGCGACGCGGTATCTGCGGGCCAAGCGGCGACAGGCAGTGGTGGGGGTCATCACGGCGATCTCGGTGATCGGCGTCGCAGCCGGAGTGGCCTCGCTGATTATTGCGCTGGCAATTACGAATGGAATGCAGCAAGACTTGCAGGCGAGACTGGTGGGTTCGACGTCGCATGTGGACCTCATGCGGATTAAGGCCGATGGCATTCGCGACTGGCGACCTCTGCTTGAGAAGCTGGAAAAGCTTCCTCATGTGACCGCGGCTGCTCCCGGGCTGTATGGGCAGGTGTTGATTTCTCGGGGAGCGAGGAGCGGCGGTGCGCTGGTCAAAGGAGTGATTCCTGCCGATGAGCGCAGGGTCGGCGATCTGCTGCAGTCGGTGACCGAGGGATCGGCTAAGGAGTTAGAGCCGGTTGATGGTTCGAAAGCCCATGTCCCAGAAACGGGAGATGGGGCACACGATTCGGTGGCGGTGCAAGCCATTCCGCCGATTGTGATTGGGAAGGATTTGGCCGACACGGTTGGCGCAGGGGTTGGAGACGACGTGCTGGTGACGAGTCCGCAGGGAGAACTGACGCCGCTGGGGCTGGTGCCGCGCTATCAGCGGTTTCGCGTTGTGGGAATCTTCAAATCGGGGTTCTATCAGTACGACGTTGGCTATACCTTTGTACGGTTGTCGGATGCGCAGAAGCTCTTCAGTGAGCCTGATCTGATCTCGGTGATCAGCTTCAAGGTGGATGATCTCTATCACGCAGACAGGATCGGCAAAGCCATTGAACAGGCTGCGGGACCGGGCTTTGAGACAACGAACTGGATGGAGCAGAACCGCGAGTTGTTCCGCGCACTGAAGCTGGAACAGTATGTGACATTTATCGTGCTGGCGCTGATCGTGTGCGTGGCGGCGCTGAATATTCTGATTGCACTGACGATGATGGTGATGGAGAAGACCAAGGACATCGCCGTGCTGATGAGCTTCGGCGTGCGGGCGGAGCAGGTTCGGCGGATCTTTTTGTTGCAGGGATTACTGATCTCCATCATCGGCACGGTGATTGGATTGGTGCTGGGATATGGCGTGAGCTGGTTGGGTGGGCACTACCGCTTTATCCATCTGGATGCTTCGGTTTATTCGATCGACTATCTGCCGTTTGCGCCGCGAATCTGGGATGCCGTGGTTGTGGCTTCGGTATCACTAGGAGTGAGCTTGATTGCTACGCTGTATCCGTCGAGATCGGCGGCGAAGGTGCTGCCTGCGGAGGCTTTGCGCTATGAGTGA
- a CDS encoding VOC family protein codes for MSEKPVEEIVFGRIAPCIAVRDIEAAFAFYSQVLGFKKIFENRSPVGFMVLKKDAAELHLSQKRDHQATVVNVAHMFVDDAAALYAKCQSAGVRIIKSLAEKDYGQRAFVFADPDGNRIDVGERTR; via the coding sequence ATGAGTGAAAAACCAGTTGAAGAGATCGTATTTGGCCGCATAGCGCCCTGTATCGCCGTGCGGGATATTGAAGCAGCGTTTGCGTTCTATTCACAAGTACTTGGCTTCAAGAAGATATTCGAAAACAGAAGCCCGGTCGGCTTTATGGTGCTCAAAAAGGATGCTGCCGAGCTGCACCTCAGCCAGAAGCGTGATCATCAGGCTACGGTCGTGAATGTGGCCCACATGTTTGTCGATGACGCGGCGGCTCTTTACGCCAAATGTCAATCCGCAGGGGTACGCATCATCAAGTCCCTTGCGGAAAAGGACTATGGCCAGCGGGCCTTCGTCTTCGCCGACCCAGACGGCAACCGCATCGATGTAGGCGAACGGACTCGATAA
- a CDS encoding ABC transporter ATP-binding protein, whose amino-acid sequence MPGTTQATVVLRAEGLTKTYAAVPGAAGRGELELFRSLDLVVHAGEMVAIVGESGAGKSSLLHLLAALDRPTAGEVWCGTSRLSTFSAGQAADFRNRDVGYVWQFHYLLPEFTALENVAMPLLARGMGRSSALERARVWLGEVGLAERAEHRSGELSGGEQQRVSLARALVTEPKILLADEPTGDLDGKTAETVFGLIQGLHVAHGLTSVIVTHSLEFAGRCGRMLRLKEGRLEEVLE is encoded by the coding sequence TTGCCGGGTACAACCCAGGCGACCGTCGTGCTGCGTGCCGAGGGGCTGACGAAGACCTATGCCGCTGTTCCCGGCGCTGCCGGACGCGGGGAGCTGGAGCTCTTTCGCAGCCTCGATCTGGTGGTTCATGCCGGTGAGATGGTGGCCATCGTTGGAGAGAGCGGCGCGGGTAAGAGCTCCCTGCTGCATCTGCTGGCCGCGCTGGACAGGCCGACGGCAGGCGAGGTCTGGTGCGGTACCAGCCGGTTGAGCACCTTCTCTGCGGGACAGGCGGCGGACTTCAGGAACAGGGATGTTGGGTATGTTTGGCAGTTTCACTACCTGCTGCCGGAGTTTACGGCACTGGAAAACGTTGCTATGCCATTGCTGGCTCGCGGGATGGGGCGTTCGTCCGCCTTGGAGCGGGCGCGGGTCTGGCTGGGTGAGGTCGGGCTGGCGGAACGGGCCGAGCATCGCAGCGGCGAGTTGAGCGGAGGCGAGCAGCAGAGGGTATCGCTGGCGCGGGCGCTGGTGACGGAACCGAAGATCCTTCTGGCAGATGAGCCGACCGGGGACCTCGATGGAAAGACGGCGGAGACGGTCTTTGGGCTGATTCAGGGATTGCATGTAGCTCATGGGCTAACCAGCGTAATTGTCACGCATAGTCTTGAATTTGCAGGACGTTGCGGGCGAATGCTGCGGCTTAAAGAAGGACGGTTGGAGGAGGTGCTGGAGTGA